One Candidatus Regiella endosymbiont of Tuberolachnus salignus genomic window, CAATATCCATTTCCATTTTATTGACTTTTTTATCTCCTTCAATAACTTGGTTGGCGAGATTACTATCTTGATTATGCATAGCCTCGATCGCCTTAGTTAGCTGCTGCTCTACTAACCCACCCATTTTCGCAACTTCGGTACGAATATGTTTAAGCTCTGCGTTAAACTGGCCGGAGATATGTGTATTCAGTTTAAAATTATCCATGATTTGTCCTGTTTTTAACCGTAACGGCCAGTAATATAGTCTTCGGTCTGTTTTTTTTGCGGAGCGGTAAATAGGGTATCGGTATCACTAAACTCAATGAGTTCACCTAAATACATAAAAGCCGTGTGATCGGAACAGCGCGCTGCTTGCTGCATATTATGTGTGACAATAACCAGGGTATAGTCTGATTTTAGTTCACTGATCAATTCTTCAATTTTGCCAGTAGAAATAGGATCAAGCGCCGAACAGGGCTCATCTAACAGCAAAACTTCTGGTCGAATGGCGATCCCTCGCGCAATACATAAACGTTGCTGTTGTCCGCCGGATAAACTGTAACCACTTTGATGTAATTTATCTTTGGTTTCATTCCACAACGCCGCTTTTGCCAGCGCCCATTGCACACGCTCATCCATATCAGAACGCGATAAATTTTCAAATAAACGAACCCCAAAGGCGATATTGTCGTAAATCGACATCGGAAACGGCGTCGGTTTTTGAAAAACCATCCCCACCTTGGCGCGTAATAAAGCAACATCTTGTTTATCGGTCAGGATATTCTTTCCATCCAGAACAATATCGCCTTGGGCATATTGATCCGAATACAGTAAATACATCTTATTGAAAGTACGTAATAGTGTCGATTTACCGCAGCCCGAAGGGCCAATAAAAGCCGTGACCTGATTTTTAGCAATATCCAACGAAATATTCTTCAACGCATGGAATTTGCCGTAGTAGAAATTTAAATTGCGGATCTGGAGCTTACTGGCAGTAGTGCTGCTCATTTAGAATATTTCTCCTTGGTAAATTAGTTTATTTTTTAGCAAACATCACCCGCGCTAAAATATTCAATAACAGAACACAGAGGGTGATGAGCAATACGCCTGCCCAAGCGAGTTTCTGCCACTCATTGAATGGGCTCATGGCAAATTTGAATATCGTGACCGGTAAGTTAGCAATGGGATGCTGTAAATCTGTGCTCCAAAATTGATTAGAGAGCGAAGTAAATAATAAGGGAGCGGTTTCACCGGTAATACGAGCGATTGCCAGTAGAACCCCCGTTAGAATGCCAGATATCGATGCCTTTAAAGTGATAGCCGTGATCATGCGCCATTTTGGTGTTCCTAATGCGTAAGCCGCTTCTCTCAGGCTATCTGGCACCAGTTTTAGCATATTTTCCGTGGTACGGATCACAATGGGTACTTGGAGTAATGCCAGTGCGATCACCCCTGCCCAGCCGGAAAAATGCCCCATCTTAGTGACCACTATGGTGTAGACGAATAATCCAACCACAATAGAGGGAGCAGACAAGAGAATATCGTTAATAAAGCGCGTTATTTCAGCTAGCCAAGATCGGCGCCCATATTCTGCCAAATAAATGCCAGCCATGATGGCCAGTGGTGTCCCTATCAAGGTCGCCCATAAAATTAATAATCCGCTGCCAGCAATGGCGTTAGCCAAACCGCCTCCTGCTGCATTAGGGGGCGGTGTCATCTCGGTAAATAATGCCAATGACATACCGTCGATCCCTTTGGTTAGGGTAGTGAATAAAATCCATACCAACCAAAATAAGCCAAAAATTATCGTGATCATGGAAAATAGCAGCGCGAGCCGATTTTTTTGACGACGCCATGCTTGTTTTTTATGACGAGTGGCGGTTAATTTTTCATTATTTTGTAAGCTTTCGTTTTGCATTATCTTGTTAACGCCCTTTTTGCTTAGCTATATACCCTTCGCCTTTCAAGTTACGGCAGTGGTGGCTGCGGGTGCTCGCCTTCATGATCTATCTACGCTCATCGGTCGATCGCCCTGGCCGCCTTGCTGTAACTCGAAATTCATTGGCTATAACTTTAAAATCATTAACTTAGAGAGCGCTAATATGACGAAAGTGATCAAAAACAAAATTAATCCCAGTTCCATTAACGCTGCAGTGTGTAAGCTTGACTCTGCTTCAGCAAATTCGTTGGCCAGGGCAGAAGTAATACTGTTACCTGGCATAAATAATGAAAAATTATCGAGTTGATAAGTATTACCAATGATAAAGGTGACCGCCATGGTTTCGCCCAGTGCTCGACCTAACCCCAACATTATTCCGCCAATCACTCCATTTTTAGTGAATGGTAAGACAATACGCCAGATCACTTCCCAGGTGGTACAACCGATCCCATAAGCTGATTCTTTCATCATCACCGGTGTTTGTTCGAAGACATCACGCATGACAGAAGCGATATAAGGAATGATCATAATGGCTAAAATAATGCCAGCCGCCAAGATGCCAATACCAAAAGCGGGGCCAGAGAAGAGGTTACCAATAATAGGCATACCGGAAAGCAGCTGATCCATCGGTTGTTGAAAATATTGAGCAAATAACGGCGCGAAAACAAACAATCCCCACATGCCATAGACAATGCTCGGAATGGCAGCAAGCAATTCAATCGCCATGCCCACCGGTCGTTTTAGCCAATTGGGTGCTAGTTCGGTTAAAAAAATGGCTATGCCAAAACTCACTGGAACCGCAATGATGAGAGCGATCACTGAAGTCACTATCGTGCCGTAGATAGGCACTAATGCGCCAAATTTTTCAGCCTGGGGATCCCATTCTTTATTCCACAAAAAAGCGAATCCCCATTTTTCAATGCTTGGCCAAGAAGCAATAATCAACGAAAAAATGATGCCACCTAACAAAAGCAGAGTAATAAGCGCGGCTAACTTAACCAAAGCGCCGAAAATAATATCACCGTATTTATTAGGTGCTTTTATAGACGGTTTAGAAGAGATCATAAATTTTATCCATAAATTATTACTAAAATTTTGGAACAGGCTCTATATAGTGTCGTCATGAGATCTTGAGCCATAGAGCAAGGCATCGTATTTGTACAGCAGCGAGAAAAGAGGAGGTATTTTTTGCATAACGAGTAGCAATACCTCGCCAGCGCTTTAGGTGCAGAAAAGCATTTTCCACGAGATGTCGATGCTTGTAGAGCGCTTTATCGTACTCACGTTGAATTTTACGATTCTTTTTAGGTGGTATTACGATTTGCATGCCGGCTTCTTCTGCTTTTTTAATGATGTTATCACTGTCATAGCCCTTGTCAGCCAACAGATATTCTGCTGCAATACCTTTGGTTAAATTCGTTGCTTGCTGACAATCTGCTGTGGTACCTGATGTAATAAAAATTCTGACCGGCATACCATGCGCATCCACGGCCAGATGTATCTTACTGTTGAGCCCCCTTTTGTGCGCTCCATATCCTGATTACCGCCTTTTGCGCCTGCTGCATGAGGGTGAACTTTGCTATGAGTGGCATCAATCATCAGCCATTCAAAATCTGGCTCCACAATCAGCGCTTCGAGCAGAGACTCCCATAGCCCCTTGTCACGCCAGCGGCAAAACCGGCGATGAGTATTTTTCCAACCGCCATAATCAGGCGGTAAATCACGCCAGGGAGCGCCGGTTCTCAATATCCAGAAAACAGCATTAATAAACTGCCTGTTATCTCTGGCTATGCCACCCCAAGTGCCTTTTCTCCCCGGGAGATGAGCTTCCAATAGGCTCCAAACATGATCGGATATATCGTGGCGGCGATGGGCTAAATTCATTCCCGAATCATCTTTCATTATTGAATCATCTCAACAGTTGTCGTTATTTGTTACATGATAATATATTTTTTATTACGTGACGACACTACTTAAGAGATTATTTGAAATCTTCTTTGAACAAAACGTCACCCTTACTATCTTTAATCTGGGTTTTCCATGCGCTGCGAATTTGTTCAACCACCTCAGTGGGTAAGGTAGCATAATCAAGTGCATGGGCTTGTTCAGCGCCTTTTTTATAACTCCAATCAAAAAATTTCAGGATTTCCAAGCCGTTAACGGCATCCTTTTGGATTTTCTTTAATAGAATAAAAGTGGTGGAGGTGATCGGCCAAACATTTTCACCTGGCTTATTTGTTAGATCTTGCGCAAATGATTGGTTCCAATCGACCGTTTTTGTAGCGGCGCTAAAGCTTTCTATACTGGGACTGACGGGGTAATCATCTGCCGATTTCAATTTGGTATAAGCTAAATTGTTTTGCTTAGCATAAGCATATTCTACATAACCGATACTACCCGATAGACGTTGTACGAATGCGGCAATTCCCTCATTGCCTTTGCCACCTAACCCTGTCGGCCAGTTAACACTGGAGCCAACACCGATTTTTTCTTTCCATTCCGCATTCACTTTCGCCAAATATTGGGTAAAGACGAAAGAAGTACCTGATCCATCCGCACGACGTACCACAGCAATGTTTTGGTTTGGCAGTTTTATTTCTGGATTTAACGCTACTATCGCCGGGTCATTCCATTTTTTCATTTTACCTAAATAAATATCAGCTAAAGTTGTGCCATCTAATAGTAATTCATTAGATTGAATACCCATCAAATTAACCACTATCAC contains:
- the pstC gene encoding phosphate ABC transporter permease PstC, producing MISSKPSIKAPNKYGDIIFGALVKLAALITLLLLGGIIFSLIIASWPSIEKWGFAFLWNKEWDPQAEKFGALVPIYGTIVTSVIALIIAVPVSFGIAIFLTELAPNWLKRPVGMAIELLAAIPSIVYGMWGLFVFAPLFAQYFQQPMDQLLSGMPIIGNLFSGPAFGIGILAAGIILAIMIIPYIASVMRDVFEQTPVMMKESAYGIGCTTWEVIWRIVLPFTKNGVIGGIMLGLGRALGETMAVTFIIGNTYQLDNFSLFMPGNSITSALANEFAEAESSLHTAALMELGLILFLITFVILALSKLMILKL
- the pstA gene encoding phosphate ABC transporter permease PstA, with the translated sequence MQNESLQNNEKLTATRHKKQAWRRQKNRLALLFSMITIIFGLFWLVWILFTTLTKGIDGMSLALFTEMTPPPNAAGGGLANAIAGSGLLILWATLIGTPLAIMAGIYLAEYGRRSWLAEITRFINDILLSAPSIVVGLFVYTIVVTKMGHFSGWAGVIALALLQVPIVIRTTENMLKLVPDSLREAAYALGTPKWRMITAITLKASISGILTGVLLAIARITGETAPLLFTSLSNQFWSTDLQHPIANLPVTIFKFAMSPFNEWQKLAWAGVLLITLCVLLLNILARVMFAKK
- the pstB gene encoding phosphate ABC transporter ATP-binding protein PstB; the protein is MSSTTASKLQIRNLNFYYGKFHALKNISLDIAKNQVTAFIGPSGCGKSTLLRTFNKMYLLYSDQYAQGDIVLDGKNILTDKQDVALLRAKVGMVFQKPTPFPMSIYDNIAFGVRLFENLSRSDMDERVQWALAKAALWNETKDKLHQSGYSLSGGQQQRLCIARGIAIRPEVLLLDEPCSALDPISTGKIEELISELKSDYTLVIVTHNMQQAARCSDHTAFMYLGELIEFSDTDTLFTAPQKKQTEDYITGRYG
- the pstS gene encoding phosphate ABC transporter substrate-binding protein PstS, with amino-acid sequence MKLIRIAVRNLIAVIFSMLILPAFADVNLTGTGATFPAPVYGKWADSYQKETHNKINYQGMGSSAGIKQVIADTVNFGASDAPLSDDKLADKGLFQFPTVIGGVVIVVNLMGIQSNELLLDGTTLADIYLGKMKKWNDPAIVALNPEIKLPNQNIAVVRRADGSGTSFVFTQYLAKVNAEWKEKIGVGSSVNWPTGLGGKGNEGIAAFVQRLSGSIGYVEYAYAKQNNLAYTKLKSADDYPVSPSIESFSAATKTVDWNQSFAQDLTNKPGENVWPITSTTFILLKKIQKDAVNGLEILKFFDWSYKKGAEQAHALDYATLPTEVVEQIRSAWKTQIKDSKGDVLFKEDFK
- a CDS encoding IS5 family transposase (programmed frameshift) gives rise to the protein MNLAHRRHDISDHVWSLLEAHLPGRKGTWGGIARDNRQFINAVFWILRTGAPWRDLPPDYGGWKNTHRRFCRWRDKGLWESLLEALIVEPDFEWLMIDATHSKVHPHAAGAKGGNQDMERNKRGLNSKIHLAVDAHGMPVRIFITSGTTADCQQATNLTKGIAAEYLLADKGYDSDNIIKKAEEAGMQIVIPPKKNRKIQREYDKALYKHRHLVENAFLHLKRWRGIATRYAKNTSSFLAAVQIRCLALWLKIS